Proteins encoded together in one Chitinophaga varians window:
- a CDS encoding oxidoreductase: MKTAIVIGATGLTGTHLVAALLQDNYFSKVKVLVRQPWAHQHPGLESIIVDFDDEKSLAAAIEGDVFFSCIGTTIKKAGTQENFRAVDYGINIRCATIARRKDIPQFLMISSIGANPKSSNFYLRTKGQTEEAVLAMGFVGTYIFRPSFLLGERKEFRFGEWLGKYLIQLFYFLLQGRWKKYRGIKAATVAQAMVRVAKQFDPGIHIFESDAIQNLGI, translated from the coding sequence GGTACCCATCTGGTAGCCGCACTGTTGCAGGACAACTACTTCAGCAAGGTGAAGGTGCTGGTACGGCAGCCCTGGGCGCATCAGCATCCGGGACTGGAAAGCATCATTGTTGACTTTGATGACGAAAAAAGCCTGGCGGCGGCCATTGAGGGAGACGTGTTTTTTTCCTGCATCGGCACTACCATCAAAAAAGCCGGCACACAGGAGAATTTCCGCGCAGTGGACTACGGTATCAACATCAGGTGCGCCACCATCGCCCGCCGCAAAGACATTCCGCAGTTCCTGATGATCTCTTCCATTGGCGCCAATCCAAAATCTTCCAATTTCTACCTGCGCACCAAAGGACAAACAGAAGAAGCTGTACTGGCCATGGGCTTTGTCGGCACCTACATTTTCCGGCCTTCTTTTCTTCTCGGTGAACGAAAGGAATTCCGCTTCGGAGAATGGCTGGGCAAGTATCTTATCCAGCTGTTTTATTTCCTGCTGCAGGGCCGCTGGAAGAAATACCGGGGCATTAAAGCCGCTACTGTGGCCCAGGCAATGGTGAGGGTCGCCAAACAGTTCGACCCCGGCATTCATATCTTTGAATCCGATGCCATACAAAATTTAGGAATTTAG